In Mycobacterium sp. JS623, one genomic interval encodes:
- a CDS encoding SMP-30/gluconolactonase/LRE family protein, producing the protein MTTAPKPPVDPVRWQPPPVDALPEMPSAALTIVPVPGNAPEDVVVDAEGNIWTGVDDGRIVRIAPDGRPAVVGTAPGRPLGLAVARDGRLLVCTSPGGLLAMDTESGKFENLVEEVDGRRLQFCSNVTETPDGTIYFTESTSAFTYEHFKGAVLEARPRGSLFRRDPDCTVLTVVPGLYFANGVTPTTDGSALVFAETMGRRLSKYWLTGPQAGTVTPLVANLPGHPDNISTGADGRIWVAMVSPVNAAAEWLAPRWPALRKLLWKLPDRLQPQIKPEVWAVAFDSDTGKVVAGLRTTHPSFGMVTGLVEAHSKLWMGSIGFPAVAHCPIPPKSHL; encoded by the coding sequence GTGACCACCGCCCCGAAGCCACCAGTCGATCCCGTCCGCTGGCAGCCACCACCCGTCGATGCGCTGCCGGAGATGCCCTCGGCCGCTCTGACCATCGTGCCGGTGCCCGGCAACGCGCCCGAGGATGTGGTCGTCGACGCCGAGGGCAACATCTGGACGGGCGTCGACGACGGACGCATCGTGCGGATTGCGCCCGACGGTCGGCCCGCGGTCGTCGGTACCGCGCCGGGCCGTCCACTGGGGCTGGCCGTCGCGCGCGACGGACGGCTGCTGGTGTGCACCAGCCCCGGCGGCCTGCTGGCGATGGACACTGAGAGCGGCAAGTTCGAGAACCTGGTCGAGGAGGTCGACGGTCGTCGCCTGCAGTTCTGCTCGAATGTGACCGAAACACCGGACGGCACAATCTATTTCACCGAGTCGACGAGCGCGTTCACGTATGAGCACTTCAAGGGCGCGGTGCTTGAGGCGCGCCCGCGGGGCAGCCTGTTCCGTCGCGACCCCGACTGCACGGTGCTGACCGTCGTGCCGGGTCTGTATTTCGCCAACGGCGTTACGCCGACGACCGACGGGTCGGCGCTGGTCTTCGCCGAGACGATGGGTCGCCGGCTATCGAAGTACTGGCTGACCGGGCCGCAGGCGGGGACCGTCACACCACTGGTGGCCAATCTGCCCGGCCATCCCGACAACATCTCCACCGGCGCCGACGGCCGCATCTGGGTGGCGATGGTTTCACCGGTCAACGCCGCCGCCGAATGGCTGGCCCCGCGCTGGCCCGCGCTGCGGAAGCTGCTGTGGAAGCTGCCCGACCGGTTGCAGCCGCAGATCAAGCCCGAGGTGTGGGCGGTCGCCTTCGATTCCGATACGGGCAAGGTGGTCGCCGGATTGCGCACCACCCACCCGTCGTTCGGCATGGTGACCGGGCTCGTCGAGGCGCACAGCAAGCTCTGGATGGGCAGCATCGGCTTTCCGGCAGTCGCTCACTGCCCGATCCCGCCGAAGTCACATTTGTAA
- a CDS encoding gamma-aminobutyraldehyde dehydrogenase, with product MTALQGRAVSTSVAGSWINGAPVVTGGDLHQVINPATGQPVADYALATPADVDRAVASARAALSGWATATPADRSAVLAKLAKLADEHADDLVAEEVRQTGKPVRLAAEFDVPGSVDNIDFFAGAARHLEGKATAEYSGDHTSSIRREAVGVVGTITPWNYPLQMAVWKVLPALAAGCSVVIKPCELTPLTTLTLARLASEAGLPDGVFNVVTGAGADAGTALAGHRDVDVVTFTGSTAVGRKVMAAAATHGHRVQLELGGKAPFVVFDDADLNAVIQGAVAGALINTGQDCTAATRAIVARELYDDFVAGVGEVFSKVVVGDPHDPETDLGPLITAAHREKVAGMVARAPGQGGRIVAGGAAPDVPGSFYLPTLIADVDEQSEVYRDEIFGPVLTVRSFVDDDDALRQANDTDYGLAASAWTRDVYRAQRASREIKAGCVWINDHIPIISEMPHGGLGASGFGKDMSVYSLEEYLTIKHVMSDITGVADKGWHRTIFTKR from the coding sequence ATGACTGCGCTTCAGGGTCGGGCGGTATCTACCAGTGTGGCAGGCAGCTGGATCAACGGCGCCCCGGTGGTGACCGGCGGCGACCTGCATCAGGTCATCAACCCGGCGACCGGCCAACCCGTTGCCGACTACGCGCTGGCCACACCTGCCGACGTCGACCGGGCGGTGGCGTCCGCGCGCGCGGCCTTGTCCGGCTGGGCGACGGCGACGCCTGCCGATCGGTCCGCGGTGCTGGCCAAGCTGGCGAAGCTGGCCGACGAGCACGCGGATGACCTGGTGGCCGAGGAGGTCAGACAGACCGGTAAGCCGGTGCGGCTGGCCGCCGAGTTCGACGTGCCGGGCAGTGTCGACAACATCGACTTCTTCGCGGGCGCGGCTCGCCATCTGGAGGGCAAGGCCACTGCGGAGTACTCGGGCGATCACACGTCGAGCATCCGGCGCGAGGCCGTCGGTGTGGTCGGCACCATCACGCCGTGGAACTACCCGCTGCAGATGGCGGTGTGGAAAGTGTTGCCCGCGTTGGCGGCCGGATGCAGCGTGGTGATCAAGCCATGTGAGCTGACTCCCCTGACGACGCTGACGCTGGCTCGGCTGGCCAGTGAGGCGGGGCTGCCCGACGGCGTGTTCAACGTGGTGACCGGGGCCGGTGCCGATGCCGGCACTGCACTGGCCGGGCATCGCGACGTCGACGTGGTGACGTTCACCGGGTCGACGGCGGTGGGCCGCAAGGTGATGGCGGCCGCGGCGACCCACGGTCATCGCGTGCAGCTGGAACTCGGCGGCAAGGCGCCGTTCGTGGTGTTCGACGACGCCGATCTGAACGCCGTGATCCAGGGCGCGGTCGCGGGCGCGTTGATCAACACCGGGCAGGACTGCACCGCAGCGACGCGGGCGATCGTGGCCCGTGAGCTCTACGACGATTTCGTCGCCGGCGTCGGTGAGGTGTTTTCGAAGGTTGTTGTCGGTGATCCTCATGACCCCGAGACCGATCTCGGCCCGTTGATCACGGCGGCGCACCGGGAGAAGGTGGCGGGCATGGTCGCCCGCGCGCCCGGCCAAGGTGGACGGATCGTTGCAGGTGGCGCCGCTCCGGATGTGCCCGGGTCGTTCTACCTGCCGACGCTGATCGCCGATGTCGACGAGCAGTCGGAGGTCTACCGCGACGAGATCTTCGGTCCGGTGCTGACGGTGCGGTCGTTCGTCGATGACGACGACGCGCTACGGCAGGCCAACGACACCGACTACGGTCTGGCCGCGTCGGCGTGGACCCGCGACGTTTACCGCGCGCAGCGCGCGTCGCGCGAGATCAAGGCCGGCTGTGTGTGGATCAACGATCACATCCCGATCATCAGCGAGATGCCGCACGGTGGTCTTGGCGCGTCGGGTTTCGGCAAGGACATGAGCGTCTATTCGCTCGAGGAGTACCTCACGATCAAGCACGTGATGAGCGATATCACCGGCGTTGCCGACAAGGGTTGGCACCGAACGATTTTCACCAAGCGATAG
- a CDS encoding succinate dehydrogenase iron-sulfur subunit, with product MSAPAVDTTEGAAPPVPEGAVMVTLKIARFNPEDPDTAGWQSFRVPCLPTDRLLNLLHYVKWYLDGTLTFRRSCAHGVCGSDAMRINGVNRLACKVLMRDMLPKKPGKQLTITIEPIRGLPVEKDLVVNMEPFFDAYRAVKPFLITSGNPPTRERIQSQTDRMRYDDTTKCILCACCTTSCPVYWSEGSYFGPAAIVNAHRFIFDSRDEGAAERLDILNEVDGVWRCRTTFNCTESCPRGIQVTQAIQEVKRALMFAR from the coding sequence ATGAGTGCACCAGCTGTCGACACCACGGAAGGCGCTGCCCCGCCGGTCCCCGAGGGCGCGGTGATGGTCACGCTGAAGATCGCCCGCTTCAATCCGGAGGACCCCGACACCGCCGGTTGGCAGAGCTTCCGTGTGCCGTGCCTACCCACTGACCGGCTGCTCAACCTACTGCACTACGTGAAGTGGTACCTGGACGGCACGCTGACGTTCCGGCGGTCCTGCGCGCACGGCGTGTGCGGGTCCGACGCGATGCGGATCAACGGCGTCAACCGGTTGGCGTGCAAGGTGCTGATGCGCGACATGCTGCCGAAGAAGCCCGGCAAGCAGCTGACCATCACGATCGAGCCGATCCGCGGCCTGCCCGTCGAGAAGGACCTCGTGGTCAACATGGAGCCGTTCTTCGACGCCTACCGCGCGGTCAAGCCGTTCCTGATCACCAGCGGCAATCCGCCTACGCGCGAACGTATTCAGAGCCAGACCGACCGGATGCGCTACGACGACACCACCAAGTGCATCCTGTGCGCGTGCTGCACCACCAGCTGCCCCGTGTACTGGAGCGAGGGCAGCTACTTTGGGCCGGCCGCCATCGTCAACGCACACCGGTTCATCTTCGACAGTCGCGACGAGGGCGCCGCCGAGCGACTGGACATCCTGAACGAGGTCGACGGCGTCTGGCGCTGCCGGACCACGTTCAACTGCACGGAGTCCTGCCCGCGCGGCATCCAGGTGACGCAGGCCATCCAAGAGGTCAAGCGCGCGTTGATGTTCGCGCGTTAG
- a CDS encoding aspartate aminotransferase family protein — protein sequence MTTTDIAQEVSSDLGAKANRHLWGHFARHGAGITPPIITRGEGVTIWDDKGKSYIDGLSGLFVVQVGHGREELAEAAAKQAEKLSFFPLWSYATPPAIELAERLANYAPGDLNRVFFTTGGGEAVESAWKLAKQYFKLTGKPGKYKAISRSIAYHGTPHGALAITGLPTFKAPFEPITPGGFRVPNTNFYRAAPPYDKDEKAFGQWAADRIAEAIEFEGPDSVAAVFLEPVQNAGGCFPPPPGYFERVREICDEYDVLLVSDEVICAFGRIGSMFACNDFGYVPDIITCAKGMTSGYSPIGAMIASDRLFEPFSDGKTTFTHGYTFGGHPVSAAVALANLDIFEREGLNDRVRQNAPAFRATLEKLLDLPIVGDVRGEGYFYGIELVKDKATKQVLDDELSEWLLRSFLSVELFEAGLYCRADDRGDSVVQLAPPLISGQAEFDQIEQILRGVFTEAWKHLQERGDAWH from the coding sequence ATGACAACTACCGATATCGCACAAGAAGTTTCCAGCGACCTGGGAGCAAAGGCCAACCGCCACCTGTGGGGACACTTCGCGCGCCACGGCGCAGGAATCACGCCGCCGATCATCACCCGTGGCGAGGGCGTAACAATCTGGGACGACAAGGGAAAGAGCTATATCGACGGTCTCTCAGGACTTTTCGTCGTTCAGGTCGGCCATGGTCGCGAAGAACTCGCGGAGGCCGCGGCCAAACAAGCCGAGAAACTCTCCTTCTTCCCGTTGTGGTCCTACGCCACGCCCCCGGCGATCGAACTCGCTGAGCGGCTGGCCAACTATGCACCTGGCGACCTGAACCGGGTGTTCTTCACCACCGGTGGCGGCGAGGCCGTCGAATCGGCGTGGAAGCTGGCCAAGCAGTACTTCAAGCTGACCGGCAAACCCGGTAAGTACAAAGCGATTTCGCGCTCCATTGCCTACCACGGCACGCCGCACGGCGCGCTGGCGATCACGGGCCTGCCGACGTTCAAGGCGCCGTTCGAGCCGATCACGCCCGGCGGGTTCCGCGTGCCCAACACGAACTTCTACCGGGCCGCGCCGCCATACGACAAGGACGAGAAGGCGTTCGGGCAGTGGGCGGCCGATCGGATCGCCGAGGCAATCGAGTTCGAGGGCCCTGACTCGGTGGCAGCGGTGTTTCTCGAGCCGGTGCAGAACGCAGGCGGATGCTTCCCGCCACCGCCGGGCTACTTCGAACGGGTCAGGGAGATCTGCGACGAGTACGACGTCCTGCTGGTCTCCGACGAGGTCATCTGTGCGTTTGGCCGAATCGGTTCGATGTTCGCCTGCAACGACTTCGGCTATGTACCGGACATCATCACGTGCGCCAAGGGCATGACGTCCGGATACTCGCCGATCGGAGCGATGATCGCGAGCGACCGGCTGTTCGAGCCGTTCAGTGACGGCAAGACGACGTTCACGCACGGATACACCTTCGGAGGTCATCCCGTCTCGGCCGCAGTCGCGCTGGCCAACCTCGACATCTTCGAACGCGAAGGCCTCAACGACCGGGTCAGGCAGAATGCGCCTGCCTTCCGAGCCACGCTGGAGAAGCTGCTCGACCTGCCGATCGTCGGAGACGTGCGCGGCGAGGGGTACTTCTACGGCATCGAGCTGGTGAAGGACAAGGCAACCAAGCAGGTCCTCGACGACGAGCTCAGCGAATGGCTGTTGCGCAGCTTCCTCTCCGTCGAGCTGTTCGAGGCCGGTCTTTACTGCCGAGCCGACGACCGCGGCGACTCGGTCGTCCAGCTGGCGCCGCCACTGATCAGCGGACAGGCCGAGTTCGACCAGATCGAACAGATCCTGCGCGGGGTGTTCACCGAGGCTTGGAAGCATCTGCAAGAGCGCGGTGACGCCTGGCATTAG
- a CDS encoding sigma-70 family RNA polymerase sigma factor → MTASTRVDEFEELRPHLLAVAYRLTGTVADAEDVVQDAWLRWDGTSESINDLRAWLTTVVSRLGLDRLRSAVKRRETYVGEWLPEPVVTGLDGNDPLAAVVAADDARFAAMVVLERLTPDQRVAFVLHDGFAVPFGEIAAMLGVSDASARQLASRARRAVASAPPPVADEAHNEVAGSLMAALAAGDMEAVVRVLHPDVTFTGDANGKAPTAARTIAGPDKVARFLFGLARRYGPNWLAGGQLALINGQVGTFTEGAPAREGYPELMPRITAMTVRDGKVCAIWDIANPDKFTASPLAARR, encoded by the coding sequence ATGACCGCGAGCACGCGTGTCGACGAATTCGAGGAGCTACGGCCACACTTGCTTGCCGTCGCTTACCGGCTCACCGGCACCGTCGCGGATGCCGAAGACGTCGTGCAGGATGCATGGCTGCGGTGGGACGGCACCTCGGAGTCCATCAACGATCTACGCGCGTGGCTGACAACAGTGGTCAGCAGGCTCGGCCTGGACCGGCTGCGGTCAGCGGTCAAGCGCAGGGAAACCTATGTCGGCGAATGGCTGCCCGAACCGGTGGTGACCGGGTTGGACGGCAACGATCCACTTGCGGCAGTGGTGGCCGCCGACGACGCACGGTTCGCGGCAATGGTCGTGCTGGAACGGCTGACCCCGGATCAGCGGGTGGCTTTCGTGCTGCACGACGGTTTCGCGGTGCCGTTCGGTGAGATCGCCGCGATGCTCGGTGTCAGCGACGCATCGGCCCGGCAACTCGCCTCGCGGGCGCGGCGTGCCGTGGCGTCCGCGCCGCCGCCAGTGGCCGACGAGGCTCACAACGAGGTGGCCGGCTCCCTGATGGCGGCGTTGGCCGCCGGTGACATGGAAGCCGTTGTGCGCGTGCTACATCCGGATGTCACGTTCACCGGCGACGCCAACGGCAAGGCGCCGACCGCGGCGCGGACCATCGCCGGACCCGACAAGGTCGCGCGGTTCTTGTTCGGCTTGGCACGCAGGTATGGGCCGAACTGGTTAGCCGGCGGCCAGCTGGCGTTGATCAACGGCCAGGTCGGCACCTTCACCGAAGGCGCACCGGCCCGCGAGGGCTATCCGGAGCTGATGCCCCGGATCACCGCGATGACGGTGCGCGACGGAAAGGTGTGCGCCATATGGGATATCGCCAACCCGGACAAGTTCACCGCGTCGCCGCTTGCGGCTCGTCGGTAG
- a CDS encoding D-alanyl-D-alanine carboxypeptidase family protein yields MANIRVVFPRAAALAAALFLVAAPAMATAQPDAAPPEAPTCPYRESTPPAVDSSEVPEAGDPPAPLPVPAKPLGGDALSGCGIITAPGTPPVPEDISAEAWLVADLDTGDVIAARDPHGRHRPASIIKVLIATEALRELPIHKVVAGTQDDANAEGTKVGVGENGFYSINDLLHGLLMHSGNDAAHALAMQLGGMDTAIQKINDLAGKLGGRDTRAATPSGLDGPGMSTSAYDLGLFYRFAWQNPTFADIVATRSFDFPGRGDVGYPVENDNQLLYNYPGAMGGKTGYTDDAGQTFVGAANHDGRRLMAVLLHGTRQPIAPWEQAAHLLDYGFATAPGTKVGTLIEPDPSLLAAKPDAAPNPATTAASTPLPDINAMPVRVGVGIVGSIIVFGLILGARSLNRRPQH; encoded by the coding sequence ATGGCGAACATTCGAGTCGTGTTTCCACGCGCCGCCGCCCTGGCAGCGGCGCTTTTCCTGGTAGCAGCGCCGGCGATGGCAACGGCGCAGCCCGACGCTGCGCCGCCGGAAGCCCCGACATGCCCGTACCGGGAGTCGACGCCGCCGGCCGTCGACTCCTCCGAGGTGCCTGAGGCCGGGGATCCGCCGGCTCCGCTGCCCGTGCCCGCCAAGCCGCTCGGTGGCGACGCGCTGTCCGGGTGCGGCATTATTACCGCCCCCGGCACGCCGCCGGTGCCCGAGGACATCTCCGCCGAGGCGTGGCTGGTCGCCGACCTCGACACCGGCGACGTCATCGCCGCGCGCGACCCGCACGGCAGGCATCGGCCCGCCAGCATCATCAAGGTGCTGATCGCGACGGAGGCGTTGCGAGAGTTGCCGATCCACAAGGTCGTGGCGGGCACCCAGGACGACGCCAACGCCGAGGGCACCAAGGTCGGTGTCGGCGAGAACGGCTTCTATTCGATCAACGACCTGCTACACGGTCTGCTGATGCACTCGGGCAACGACGCCGCGCACGCTCTGGCCATGCAGCTGGGCGGGATGGACACCGCGATACAGAAGATCAACGACCTGGCCGGCAAGCTCGGCGGCCGCGACACCCGCGCGGCGACGCCGTCCGGCCTTGACGGACCGGGCATGAGCACGTCGGCATATGACCTCGGACTGTTCTATCGATTCGCTTGGCAGAACCCGACTTTCGCCGATATCGTCGCCACCCGCAGCTTCGACTTTCCCGGCCGCGGCGACGTCGGCTATCCGGTGGAAAACGACAACCAGTTGCTCTACAACTATCCTGGCGCGATGGGTGGCAAGACCGGCTACACCGACGACGCAGGGCAGACATTCGTCGGGGCAGCCAACCATGATGGCCGCCGGCTGATGGCCGTGCTGCTGCACGGCACACGCCAGCCGATCGCGCCTTGGGAGCAGGCGGCGCACCTACTGGATTACGGCTTTGCGACCGCGCCCGGCACCAAGGTGGGCACGCTGATCGAACCCGATCCGTCGCTGCTCGCCGCCAAGCCGGACGCCGCGCCCAACCCCGCGACGACCGCCGCCTCCACGCCGCTGCCCGACATCAACGCGATGCCGGTTCGGGTTGGCGTTGGCATCGTGGGGTCGATCATCGTGTTCGGACTCATCCTGGGCGCTCGCTCACTGAACCGGCGTCCGCAGCACTAG
- a CDS encoding Lrp/AsnC family transcriptional regulator, with the protein MANPGAPQPMGAVSFRVNQSRPGAAFHLDELSKQIIEKLQQDGRRSYAGIGKAVGLSEAAVRQRVQRMVDAGVMQIVAVTDPMQLGFARQAMIGIRCTGDTTRVAEKLAALESVDYVVLTAGSFDAIVEVVCEDDDDLLDLLNTQIRALPGVISTETLVYLRLVKQQYNWGTR; encoded by the coding sequence ATGGCCAACCCGGGCGCACCGCAGCCAATGGGCGCCGTCTCATTCCGCGTCAACCAGTCCCGACCTGGCGCGGCGTTCCATCTTGACGAGTTGTCGAAGCAGATCATCGAGAAGTTGCAGCAGGATGGCCGCCGGTCGTATGCGGGCATCGGCAAAGCGGTCGGGTTGTCGGAGGCCGCGGTCCGTCAACGCGTCCAGCGAATGGTCGACGCCGGCGTCATGCAGATTGTCGCCGTGACCGATCCGATGCAGCTGGGCTTCGCCCGCCAGGCGATGATCGGGATCCGCTGCACCGGCGACACCACCCGGGTGGCCGAGAAGCTGGCCGCCCTCGAATCCGTCGACTACGTGGTGCTGACCGCGGGCTCGTTCGACGCCATCGTCGAAGTCGTCTGCGAGGACGACGACGACCTTCTCGACCTACTTAATACCCAAATTCGCGCACTTCCTGGGGTGATATCAACCGAGACACTTGTTTACCTGAGACTCGTTAAACAGCAATACAATTGGGGTACAAGATGA
- a CDS encoding APC family permease, which produces MSKGEHVATNVESKGLKGGALGLLSSIVVGMASTAPAYSLAATLGLIVASGGALLSGVKAPAIVLISFIPMYLIAVAYQELNKAEPDCGTTFTWASRAFGPIVGWLGGWGIIAADVIVMANLAQIAGAYSFTFVGDLGWHSVAELSSSTFWSTVAGVIWIALMTYICYRGIEVSARLQYALLSIEIVVLVVLSVVALFKVYTHSAETYSLLPSLSWFWPGGLDFGTVIAPAVLTTIFIYWGWDTAVACNEESDDPGRTPGRAAVISTFLLLATYALVTVAAIAFAGVGTDGIGLGNSENAADVFAAIGPDLFGNSFLGQVGLLLLSASILTSASASTQTTILPTARTTLSMGVYKALPDAFAKIHRRYLTPSVSTVAMGVVSAIFYVLFTVISRNLLTALIGSVGLMIAFYYGLTGFACMWFYRKTLTRNVRDFVMRGVVPLLGGIVLLVVFIYGLLQYAKPDWLTDDEGNNVTIFGFGAVAVVGIGALVLGLILMALWRVASPNFFKGVTLPRRSHDLLLEPVGAASPHFGLPDSGDAPTVNAPNLSNRPPGETALDPETGEEFSKG; this is translated from the coding sequence ATGAGTAAAGGCGAACACGTAGCGACCAACGTGGAGAGTAAGGGTCTCAAGGGTGGGGCGCTGGGTCTGCTGTCGAGCATCGTCGTCGGCATGGCGTCGACGGCCCCGGCCTACAGCCTCGCCGCCACCCTCGGTCTGATCGTCGCCAGCGGCGGCGCCTTGCTGTCCGGCGTGAAAGCTCCAGCCATCGTGCTGATCTCGTTCATCCCGATGTACCTGATCGCGGTCGCCTACCAAGAACTCAACAAAGCCGAACCCGACTGCGGCACGACGTTCACGTGGGCGTCGCGGGCGTTCGGACCGATCGTCGGTTGGCTCGGCGGGTGGGGCATCATCGCTGCCGACGTCATCGTTATGGCCAACCTGGCACAGATCGCCGGCGCGTATTCGTTCACCTTCGTCGGGGACCTCGGCTGGCATTCGGTCGCCGAGCTTTCCAGCAGTACGTTCTGGTCGACAGTGGCGGGCGTCATCTGGATCGCGCTGATGACCTACATCTGCTACCGCGGCATCGAGGTTTCCGCGCGACTGCAGTACGCGCTGCTGTCAATCGAAATCGTGGTACTCGTTGTGCTTTCGGTGGTCGCGCTGTTCAAGGTGTACACGCACAGTGCCGAGACCTACTCATTGTTGCCGTCCCTGTCGTGGTTCTGGCCGGGCGGCTTGGACTTCGGCACCGTCATCGCACCCGCCGTCCTCACCACGATCTTCATCTACTGGGGCTGGGACACGGCGGTGGCCTGCAACGAAGAGTCCGACGACCCCGGTCGCACGCCCGGCCGCGCCGCGGTCATTTCGACGTTCCTGCTTCTGGCGACGTATGCGCTTGTGACTGTCGCAGCAATCGCTTTCGCCGGCGTCGGCACCGACGGCATCGGTCTCGGAAACTCGGAGAACGCGGCGGACGTGTTTGCCGCCATCGGCCCGGACCTGTTCGGCAACAGCTTCCTCGGTCAGGTCGGACTGCTGCTGCTGTCGGCGTCGATCCTGACGTCGGCGTCGGCGTCCACGCAGACCACGATCCTGCCGACGGCCCGCACGACCCTATCCATGGGTGTGTACAAGGCGCTGCCAGACGCCTTCGCGAAGATCCACCGCCGCTATCTCACGCCATCGGTATCGACGGTCGCGATGGGCGTGGTGTCGGCGATCTTCTACGTGCTGTTCACGGTGATCAGCAGGAACCTGCTGACGGCATTGATCGGCTCGGTCGGGCTGATGATCGCGTTCTACTACGGACTGACCGGATTCGCCTGTATGTGGTTTTACCGAAAGACATTGACACGCAACGTTCGCGATTTTGTCATGCGCGGCGTCGTTCCCCTGCTCGGCGGCATCGTGCTGCTTGTCGTGTTCATCTACGGACTCCTGCAATACGCCAAGCCGGATTGGTTGACCGATGACGAAGGCAATAACGTGACGATCTTCGGTTTCGGCGCGGTCGCGGTCGTCGGCATCGGCGCGTTGGTCCTCGGCCTGATCCTGATGGCGCTGTGGCGGGTGGCGTCGCCCAACTTCTTCAAAGGCGTCACCCTGCCGCGTCGCAGCCACGATCTGCTGCTCGAACCTGTCGGCGCCGCAAGCCCACACTTCGGTTTACCAGACTCGGGGGACGCGCCGACGGTCAACGCACCGAACCTGTCCAACCGGCCTCCAGGCGAAACCGCGCTCGATCCCGAAACCGGTGAGGAATTCAGCAAAGGCTAG